In one window of Vicia villosa cultivar HV-30 ecotype Madison, WI unplaced genomic scaffold, Vvil1.0 ctg.000146F_1_1, whole genome shotgun sequence DNA:
- the LOC131624657 gene encoding uncharacterized protein LOC131624657 — MAFLLPNLQPYLQTQSKSKDKPLHQTLSQPKSTSHFHVSSTSSASSSPLANLQTSTSQQQLPKDEFYVNLGLAVRTLREDMPMIFIKDLNYDIYRDDITFLDPLNTFTGIEKYKLIFWALRFHGKLLFHEISLDVYRVWQPSKNVILIRWNLKGAPRVPWEAKGEFQGTSKYKLDKNGKIYEHKVDNLAFNFPQNVKPVSVLDLITSCPASPNPTFLWGSVDIYSSSWIILYKTVRETILYQERSLLPQDGLATCSYP; from the exons ATGGCTTTTCTTCTGCCAAATCTCCAACCTTATCTTCAAACTCAATCCAAATCCAAAGACAAGCCTCTTCATCAAACCCTTTCACAACCAAAATCCACTTCTCATTTTCATGTATCTTCAACTTCctcagcttcttcttctcctttagcCAATCTTCAAACTTCAACTTCACAACAACAGCTTCCAAAAGATGAATTCTATGTCAACCTTGGACTTGCCGTGCGAACTCTCCGCGAAGACATGCCTATGATCTTCATCAAAGACCTCAATTATGATATCTATAG GGACGATATAACATTTTTGGATCCGTTAAACACATTTACCGGAATCGAAAAGTACAAATTGATCTTCTGGGCATTGAGGTTTCATGGAAAACTCTTGTTTCATGAGATATCACTTGATGTATACAGAGTGTGGCAACCTTCAAAGAATGTAATACTGATTAGGTGGAACCTCAAAGGCGCACCGCGCGTCCCTTGGGAAGCAAAAGGAGAATTTCAAGGCACTTCAAAGTATAAGTTGGACAAAAATGGCAAGATTTATGAACACAAAGTTGATAACTTAGCATTCAATTTTCCCCAAAATGTTAAACCAGTTTCAGTTTTGGATTTGATTACATCTTGCCCTGCAAGTCCAAATCCTACATTTTTGTGGGGTTCTGTGGATATCTACTCTTCTTCATGGATAATTTTATATAAGACAGTTAGGGAGACAATATTGTATCAAGAAAGAAGTTTGTTGCCACAAGATGGTCTAGCTACTTGTTCATACCCATGA